The sequence TCGCGGCGCCGCGAGCCTGCTCCGGTGGCGGTTGCGGTGGCCGTGGAGGAAGAGGACGAAGACCTCGACGACGAAGACCTCGACGAGGAGGACGAGGACGAAGACCTCGACGAGGAGGACGAGGACGAGGACCTCGAGGAAGAGGGCGAAGATCTCGACGAGGACGCGGACGACGAGGACGAAGACCTCGACGCGGAGGAGGACGAGGACCTCGACGAGGAGGAGGCGCCCTCCAGGAAGGCCGCTCCGCGTGAGAAGCCCCGCAAGCCGGCCGAGCCGGCGGTGGAGCAGCCCGCGGCGAGCAAGCCCAGAGCCGTGGCGGTCCGAGGCGCGAAGAAGGAGCCGGCCAAGAAGCCGGCGGCCGCGACCAAGAAGGCGAGCGCGCCGGCAGAGAAGGCGGCGACCGGGAAGACCGCGGCGCCGGCCTCCGTGAAGAAGGCGGCGGCGAAGGCGCCCGCCAAGAAGGCCGCGAAGGCGCCCGCCAAGAAGGCCGCGAAGGCACCTGCCAAGAAGGCCGCGGCGAAGAAGCGCTGATCGCGCTCAGCGGGCGCGGTTGCGGTAGACGAGGATCACCGGCACGCCGTCGGGCCCGGCGATGTGATCCGGGCTCGTGGTCCCGAACGCGACCCACGCCTGGTACGCCTGCCCCAGCATGTGCTTCTCGTGGTGGTAGAGGGCGAAGTCCGCGCCCGCGACCGCCCCCACGCCGCGGATGTCCTTTCGCAGGCGCCCGTCGCGCAGCAGCATCTCCCACGCCGGGCCGGCGGTGTCGTGGATGTACACAGTCCCTCGGGGTGGTACGTGCTCGTTGAGGTACGCGACGACCGCGCCCGTTGTGTACCCCCAGAAGGTGCGGTTCAGCCCGAGGTTCGCCGCGCCGGGCGCGCCGCCGACCAGCGGCGTGTAGCTCGAGAGCGCCCACGGGTGCGCGTGCAGCGTCTCGGCGATGGGCGCCGCGATCACCGCCGCCCCGAGCAGCGCCGGGACCAGCGGGCCGCGCGCGAGCGCGGCCGCGCGCGTGGCGACGCCGGCCCGCGCGCCGGACCCGCGTCGGGCGAGCAGCAGCGCGCGTAGACCGACGCGAGCGCGCCGCACGGCCGCGGAGAACGCGGCGCCGGCGAACAGGGCGATGAACGGGTAGGCCGTCATCCAGTGCTTCGTGCCGCCGAAGATCGGCGTGCTCGGCGAGAACCAGGCGCCGTACACAGCGGCGATGGCGAGGAACCAGAGGAGCGCCGTGCCGCCGGGGTCGTCCGCGGGCGGACGGAGCCGCGCGGCGAGCGCCCGCTCTGCGGCGAGCGCGAGCCTCCCGCCTTCCGGAGCGAGCCGCGCCGCCGCGCACGCGAGCGGATGGAGGAGGCGCTCGCGTGCCGCCGCGCAGAGCCCCGCGGCGAAGAGGCACAGGGTCACGAGGGGGACCGTCGCCGCCGTCATCACGGGCGCGTAGGCCCTCGGCATCGGGGGCGTCCAGTAGTTCCGGCCGAGGAACTCCATGTTGTAGTACTCGTGGTTCAGGTGAAACGACGCGTACTCGCGGAGGCGCGGGAGCGTGTCGCGCCAGATCCACGGCCAGAGCGCGTAGAAGACCAGGGGGCCGATCGTCGCCATCGCGGCGAGCGCGGCGAGAGGTCGCCGGGCGCCTCCGGCCCGCGCAGGCGAGGCCGCGGGCGCCGCCCCCGCCGCGCTGGCGCGCGCGACGATCCGGTCCCTGACCTCCATGCCGACGGCGTGCGAGACGCAGACGATCGGCAAGAACCAGGAGTTGTGCTTCGTGTCGAGCGCGAGGCCGAACGCGACCCCGGTGAGCACGGGCCACAGCGCGCCGCCGTCCCGCAGCGAGCGCCAGTAGGCGTAGGCGCACAGGGCCCAGACGGTCACGATCGGCGCGTCGAAGCAGGCGAGGTGCGCCTGGTAGAAGTACCGCGGCAGCATCGCGAAGAGCGCGGCCGCGGACGCGCCGGCGAGCCGATCGCGCGCCTGGGTGCCCCAGAGGTACACGAGCGCCACCCCGACGCCCGACAGGACCATCGCGGGGAACCGGTAGCTCGTGCCCTCCACGGCGAAGAGCCCGAGCCGCTTCTGCAGGACGAGGTTGGAGAGCGCGAAGAGCGACTTGATGAGGCCGGGGT is a genomic window of Sorangium aterium containing:
- a CDS encoding ArnT family glycosyltransferase produces the protein MKRSAPLAPSDGLIALAFAAAYVALLLATAGDLGYARDEGFYFFAANRYGAWFQALLDAPRAALDPQSVDAAWSVNHEHPGLIKSLFALSNLVLQKRLGLFAVEGTSYRFPAMVLSGVGVALVYLWGTQARDRLAGASAAALFAMLPRYFYQAHLACFDAPIVTVWALCAYAYWRSLRDGGALWPVLTGVAFGLALDTKHNSWFLPIVCVSHAVGMEVRDRIVARASAAGAAPAASPARAGGARRPLAALAAMATIGPLVFYALWPWIWRDTLPRLREYASFHLNHEYYNMEFLGRNYWTPPMPRAYAPVMTAATVPLVTLCLFAAGLCAAARERLLHPLACAAARLAPEGGRLALAAERALAARLRPPADDPGGTALLWFLAIAAVYGAWFSPSTPIFGGTKHWMTAYPFIALFAGAAFSAAVRRARVGLRALLLARRGSGARAGVATRAAALARGPLVPALLGAAVIAAPIAETLHAHPWALSSYTPLVGGAPGAANLGLNRTFWGYTTGAVVAYLNEHVPPRGTVYIHDTAGPAWEMLLRDGRLRKDIRGVGAVAGADFALYHHEKHMLGQAYQAWVAFGTTSPDHIAGPDGVPVILVYRNRAR